Proteins encoded together in one Gemmatimonadota bacterium DH-78 window:
- a CDS encoding MlaD family protein, with translation MTDRSSGPDERDLARAVPRDTGARHIRVGIFVVLGLISFLTVLFLMTDPAGFRGRYMLVTELTDAGGVRRGDPVQMRGVIIGRVAGFEMTSAGQVAITLELYDEWQVPQGSVVTLAEAGVFGGRTVEVLPGNGSQLLAAWDTIPGDDSGGGIFETVGELGAEAEVIMQRIEMLLDTTTVRSVQGSTRAIEGLAQELRAVVANQRDEMARMTSSLARAAEGLEATAGEAGPDLASAAARADSLLSQMESTTSQLDAVLASLDTVMGRMARGEGTLGRLSQDEALWDNTNTALASLNDLLVDIRENPGRYVKIEIF, from the coding sequence ATGACTGATCGATCCTCCGGTCCCGACGAGCGCGATCTCGCCCGGGCCGTACCCCGCGACACCGGTGCCCGCCACATCCGCGTCGGGATCTTCGTGGTGCTCGGGCTGATCTCCTTTCTGACCGTCCTGTTCCTCATGACGGACCCCGCCGGGTTCCGCGGGCGGTACATGCTCGTCACCGAGCTCACCGACGCCGGCGGCGTCCGCCGCGGCGACCCCGTGCAGATGCGCGGGGTGATCATCGGTCGAGTGGCCGGCTTCGAGATGACGTCGGCGGGGCAGGTGGCGATCACTCTCGAGCTCTACGACGAGTGGCAGGTGCCGCAAGGCTCGGTGGTGACGCTCGCCGAGGCGGGCGTGTTCGGCGGCCGCACGGTCGAGGTGCTCCCGGGCAACGGCAGCCAGCTGCTGGCCGCCTGGGACACGATCCCCGGAGACGACAGCGGCGGCGGCATCTTCGAGACGGTCGGAGAGCTCGGGGCCGAGGCCGAGGTGATCATGCAGCGCATCGAGATGCTGCTCGACACCACGACCGTGCGCTCGGTGCAGGGGTCCACTCGGGCCATCGAGGGGCTCGCGCAGGAGCTGCGGGCCGTGGTGGCGAACCAGCGCGACGAGATGGCGCGCATGACCTCGTCGCTCGCTCGCGCGGCGGAGGGCCTCGAGGCCACCGCCGGCGAGGCGGGGCCCGATCTGGCGAGCGCCGCGGCGCGCGCTGATTCGCTGCTCTCGCAGATGGAGTCGACCACCTCGCAGCTCGATGCGGTGCTCGCCTCGCTCGACACCGTCATGGGTCGCATGGCCCGCGGAGAGGGCACTCTGGGACGGCTGTCGCAGGACGAGGCGCTGTGGGACAACACCAACACGGCGCTCGCCAGTCTCAACGACCTGCTCGTCGACATCCGCGAGAACCCCGGCCGCTACGTGAAGATCGAGATCTTCTGA
- a CDS encoding ATP-binding cassette domain-containing protein gives MIEYRQVHKRFDHPVLAGVDLTVESGEMFALFGPSGTGKSVLLKTTIALITPDRGDVRIDGESVYYGGDGALERARRKVGYVFQNAALFDSFNVFDNVGMGIPEDQLKRMPRMELARRVWNALELVNLEPDEVLSKIPSELSGGMRKRVGIARAIIGRPEILLWDEPTTGLDPINTAAVERLIVRLSDNLEVTSLVVTHDIEGGLLICDRVAMLDAGRLRFCGTPDEFRRSDDPVVQAFQDRAAAERALDIGEPR, from the coding sequence GTGATCGAGTACCGGCAGGTTCACAAGCGCTTCGACCACCCCGTGCTCGCGGGCGTCGATCTCACCGTCGAGTCGGGGGAGATGTTCGCTCTCTTCGGGCCCTCGGGCACCGGCAAGAGCGTGCTTCTCAAGACCACGATCGCCCTCATCACCCCCGACCGGGGCGATGTGCGCATCGACGGCGAGTCGGTCTACTACGGGGGCGACGGGGCGCTCGAGCGGGCCCGGCGGAAGGTGGGGTACGTCTTCCAGAATGCGGCGCTCTTCGACTCCTTCAACGTGTTCGACAACGTCGGGATGGGCATACCCGAGGATCAGTTGAAGCGCATGCCGCGGATGGAGCTCGCGCGACGGGTATGGAACGCCCTCGAGCTGGTGAACCTCGAGCCCGACGAGGTGCTGTCGAAGATTCCCTCCGAGTTGTCGGGGGGGATGCGCAAACGAGTCGGCATCGCGCGGGCGATCATCGGTCGGCCCGAGATCCTGCTCTGGGACGAGCCCACCACCGGCCTCGACCCCATCAACACCGCAGCCGTCGAGCGCCTGATCGTACGGCTGTCCGACAATCTCGAAGTCACCTCGCTGGTCGTCACGCACGATATCGAGGGAGGACTTCTCATCTGCGACCGTGTGGCGATGCTGGATGCAGGCCGCCTGCGGTTCTGCGGCACCCCCGACGAGTTCCGCCGGAGCGACGATCCGGTGGTGCAGGCCTTCCAGGACCGCGCCGCGGCCGAACGAGCTCTCGACATTGGTGAACCCCGATGA
- a CDS encoding ABC transporter permease, translated as MSPPAARSSSDNGATRRWFGSVGRGTELVFDHAGSIGVLMWTVLLSVARLRFPLREFFRQIYVMGVESLPIVFVTGALAGIVTSQQGGYQMTGAIPAYFLGSLVAQTVVLEMGPVLTAIVLVGRVGARITAELGTMKVSEQIDAYHSLGRDPVVLLGSPRILAGLVVMPVLVGFADIIGILAGMVAARIDAGLGFESFLYGARLFWHSWDLFYSFTKAVVFGLAIPLISVHMGFRTQGGAEGVGRTTTDAVMFMTLTILILDAMFPPLLLN; from the coding sequence GTGAGTCCTCCCGCTGCCCGTAGCTCTTCCGACAACGGAGCCACCCGTCGCTGGTTCGGATCCGTCGGCCGGGGCACCGAGCTCGTGTTCGACCACGCCGGATCCATCGGCGTGCTCATGTGGACCGTGCTCCTCTCGGTGGCCCGCCTCCGTTTTCCCCTGCGCGAGTTCTTTCGACAGATCTACGTGATGGGGGTGGAGAGCCTGCCGATCGTGTTCGTGACCGGCGCGCTCGCGGGGATCGTCACGAGTCAGCAGGGCGGATACCAGATGACCGGCGCCATCCCGGCCTACTTCCTCGGCAGTCTCGTGGCGCAGACGGTGGTGCTCGAGATGGGGCCGGTGCTGACGGCGATCGTGCTGGTGGGGCGGGTGGGCGCCCGGATCACCGCCGAACTGGGCACGATGAAGGTGTCCGAACAGATCGATGCCTACCACTCGCTGGGTCGCGATCCGGTGGTGCTGCTGGGCAGCCCGCGGATTCTGGCCGGGCTGGTGGTGATGCCGGTGCTGGTGGGCTTCGCCGACATCATCGGCATTCTCGCCGGGATGGTGGCCGCCCGCATCGACGCCGGCCTCGGCTTCGAGTCGTTCCTGTACGGCGCCCGGCTGTTCTGGCATTCGTGGGATCTGTTCTACTCCTTCACGAAGGCCGTCGTCTTCGGGCTCGCCATCCCGCTGATCTCGGTGCACATGGGCTTCCGCACCCAGGGCGGCGCGGAGGGCGTGGGCCGGACCACCACCGACGCGGTGATGTTCATGACGCTGACGATCCTGATTCTCGACGCCATGTTCCCCCCGCTCCTGCTGAACTGA
- a CDS encoding dienelactone hydrolase family protein produces MISMRAGLPILVFALLGAGCGDAADVPADGAVPPPPVLPPEPSGSPGAQETRVPLAPTADDELPPAIVGAERDMQGMSVAYVEGDDETNGYLAVPAGDGPFPALVIVHEWNGLVDRVRRVADDLAAEGYVVLAADLYRGRTGATSDENIALMQEAQADQPAMIANLDAAVSFLRARPDVTGRVGTMGWCFGGGVVLSYGLGGVNHEATAIFYGQLLDDPEALQAMDHEVYGTFAREDSGPAPDEVARFEQALDAAGVEHDLHIYDAVDHGFWLRVDGDPELRTEPALDAWQRLKAYLDRTLRR; encoded by the coding sequence ATGATCTCGATGCGTGCCGGCCTTCCGATCCTCGTCTTCGCACTCCTCGGCGCCGGCTGCGGCGACGCCGCCGACGTCCCCGCCGACGGGGCCGTGCCCCCGCCCCCGGTCCTCCCCCCCGAGCCCTCGGGGTCGCCCGGCGCCCAGGAGACCCGCGTACCCCTCGCCCCGACGGCCGACGACGAGCTCCCGCCGGCGATCGTGGGTGCCGAACGCGACATGCAGGGCATGAGCGTCGCCTACGTGGAGGGCGACGACGAGACCAACGGCTACCTGGCCGTGCCCGCCGGTGACGGCCCCTTCCCCGCCCTGGTGATCGTGCACGAGTGGAACGGCCTCGTCGATCGGGTGCGCCGCGTGGCCGACGACCTCGCGGCCGAGGGTTACGTGGTGCTGGCGGCCGACCTCTACCGCGGTCGCACCGGCGCCACCTCCGACGAGAACATCGCCCTCATGCAGGAGGCGCAGGCCGATCAGCCGGCGATGATCGCCAACCTCGACGCCGCGGTCTCGTTCCTGCGCGCACGCCCGGACGTGACCGGACGGGTGGGGACCATGGGGTGGTGCTTCGGCGGCGGGGTGGTGCTGAGCTACGGGCTCGGCGGGGTGAACCACGAGGCCACCGCCATCTTCTACGGCCAGCTGCTCGACGACCCCGAGGCGCTGCAGGCGATGGACCACGAGGTGTACGGCACCTTCGCCCGCGAGGACAGCGGCCCCGCCCCCGACGAGGTGGCGCGCTTCGAGCAGGCCCTCGACGCCGCGGGGGTGGAGCACGACCTGCACATCTACGACGCGGTCGATCATGGCTTCTGGCTCCGCGTGGACGGAGATCCGGAGCTGCGCACCGAGCCGGCCCTCGACGCCTGGCAGCGCCTGAAGGCGTATCTCGACCGCACACTGCGCCGCTAG
- a CDS encoding M14 family metallopeptidase → MIQSTLRRRVGGFTPALVAALVFGASTPVAAQVDGPRSPDITTPEAFLGFEIGADYHLATYQQLMDYWEVLAEESDRMTLRSIGDSEFGRPQLQAVITSPENHANLDRYREVSATLARARGLNETEARALASEGRAVVWIDGGLHATELLGAQQLMQLVYDMVSLEDDETLRFLDDLVVLATHANPDGHDLVADWYMREDEPTRRTSSGVPDLYQKYAGHDNNRDFYMANLAETQNMNRVMYTEWYPQIVYNHHQTGPAGTVMFAPPFRDPMNHYLDPMLKTSLDQVGSAMHQRFIVEGKGGTGMRSTAGYSTWWNGGLRTTPYFHNQIGLLTETIGHPNPIDIPFIPRWQISSADLPLPIEPGPWHFKQSVDYSQTANRAVMDYASRNREHLLYNMWRMGMNSIERGSADSWTVLPFEIDAAQDEVNRGDRGDWERLLRAPEDRDPRGFILTADQPDFSRVQKFVNVLLMNGVEVHQASADFSVAGTTYPAGSYVVRADQAFRPQVLDMFEPQQHPNDFAYPGAPPTAPYDNAGWTVALQMEVEFDRVLDAFDGPFQPVEGFRIDMTAAAIEGPASGAAGFLADHRATDAFVLVNRAMAQGGDVYWLTESITVDGQSYPEGAFFFDGESLRGLLADGAAETGVALRAVAERPAASAMRLRPVRIGLWDRYGGSMPSGWTRFVLEQFEFDYEVVYPPELDAGDLRDSYDVLIFPDGAVPSGTGGGGFGQGNSASLLAELPEELRDRVGNVSVDRTVPEILAFIEAGGTAVAVGSSTALGFHAGLPIADYMVDESGEPLSSEEYYTPGSVHNVKIEAGSPVTHGLGERVNVMHSHSPVFQVDENATNVRVLAWYDSEHPLLSGWAWGQEKLQGGASMLEADIGAGKLFLFGPKITFRGQSHGTFPLLFNGIYYGTAQRDVMF, encoded by the coding sequence ATGATCCAGTCCACTCTTCGCCGACGAGTCGGGGGATTCACCCCTGCGCTCGTCGCCGCCCTCGTCTTCGGCGCCTCGACGCCCGTCGCCGCACAGGTCGACGGGCCCCGCAGCCCCGACATCACCACGCCCGAAGCCTTCCTGGGCTTCGAGATCGGCGCCGACTACCACCTCGCCACCTACCAGCAGCTGATGGACTACTGGGAGGTGCTCGCCGAGGAGTCGGATCGCATGACGCTGCGGTCCATCGGCGACTCCGAGTTCGGTCGGCCGCAGCTGCAGGCGGTCATCACCTCGCCGGAGAACCACGCGAACCTCGATCGCTATCGCGAGGTGTCGGCCACCCTGGCCCGGGCGCGCGGACTGAACGAGACCGAGGCGCGGGCGCTGGCGAGCGAGGGCCGGGCCGTGGTCTGGATCGACGGCGGGCTGCACGCCACCGAGCTTCTCGGCGCGCAGCAGCTCATGCAGCTCGTGTACGACATGGTGAGCCTCGAAGACGACGAGACGCTGCGCTTTCTCGACGATCTCGTCGTGCTCGCCACGCACGCCAACCCGGACGGACACGACCTGGTGGCCGACTGGTACATGCGCGAGGACGAGCCCACCCGGCGCACGAGTTCGGGTGTGCCCGACCTCTACCAGAAGTACGCGGGCCACGACAACAACCGCGACTTCTACATGGCCAATCTGGCCGAGACGCAGAACATGAACCGGGTGATGTACACGGAGTGGTATCCGCAGATCGTGTACAACCACCATCAGACCGGCCCGGCCGGAACCGTGATGTTCGCGCCGCCCTTCCGCGACCCGATGAACCACTATCTCGACCCGATGCTCAAGACGTCGCTCGATCAGGTCGGGTCGGCCATGCATCAGCGCTTCATCGTCGAGGGCAAGGGGGGCACGGGCATGCGCAGCACGGCCGGCTACTCCACCTGGTGGAACGGCGGACTGCGCACCACCCCCTACTTCCACAACCAGATCGGGCTGCTGACCGAGACCATCGGACACCCCAACCCCATCGACATTCCCTTCATTCCCCGCTGGCAGATCTCCTCGGCCGACCTGCCGCTGCCGATCGAGCCCGGCCCCTGGCACTTCAAGCAGTCGGTCGACTACTCGCAGACGGCCAACCGCGCAGTCATGGACTACGCCTCCCGCAATCGCGAGCACCTGCTCTACAACATGTGGCGCATGGGCATGAACTCGATCGAGCGGGGAAGTGCCGACTCCTGGACGGTGCTCCCCTTCGAGATCGATGCGGCGCAGGACGAGGTGAACCGCGGGGACCGCGGCGATTGGGAGCGGCTCCTGCGGGCGCCGGAGGATCGCGACCCGCGCGGCTTCATCCTCACGGCCGACCAGCCCGACTTCAGCCGGGTGCAGAAGTTCGTGAACGTGCTCCTGATGAACGGGGTCGAGGTGCATCAGGCGTCGGCCGACTTCTCGGTGGCCGGCACCACCTATCCGGCGGGCTCCTACGTGGTGCGGGCCGATCAGGCCTTCCGGCCGCAGGTGCTCGACATGTTCGAGCCGCAGCAGCACCCCAACGACTTCGCCTACCCCGGGGCGCCCCCGACCGCGCCCTACGACAACGCGGGTTGGACGGTGGCGCTCCAGATGGAGGTGGAGTTCGATCGCGTGCTCGACGCCTTCGATGGGCCCTTCCAGCCGGTCGAGGGCTTCCGCATCGACATGACCGCCGCCGCCATCGAGGGCCCGGCGTCGGGCGCCGCGGGCTTCCTGGCCGACCACCGCGCGACCGATGCCTTCGTGCTGGTCAACCGGGCCATGGCGCAGGGGGGCGACGTGTACTGGCTCACGGAGTCGATCACCGTCGACGGCCAGTCGTATCCCGAGGGCGCCTTCTTCTTCGACGGCGAGTCGCTTCGGGGACTCCTCGCGGACGGGGCGGCCGAGACCGGCGTGGCCCTTCGGGCGGTGGCCGAGCGACCCGCGGCGTCGGCCATGCGGCTGCGTCCGGTGCGCATCGGCCTGTGGGACCGCTACGGCGGGTCGATGCCGTCGGGGTGGACCCGGTTCGTGCTCGAGCAGTTCGAGTTCGACTACGAGGTGGTGTACCCCCCCGAGCTCGATGCCGGGGATCTGCGCGACAGCTACGACGTGCTGATCTTCCCCGACGGCGCCGTGCCCTCGGGAACCGGCGGCGGGGGCTTCGGCCAGGGCAACAGCGCCTCGCTTCTGGCGGAGCTGCCCGAGGAGCTCCGCGACCGGGTGGGCAATGTGAGCGTCGATCGCACGGTGCCCGAGATTCTCGCCTTCATCGAGGCCGGGGGGACGGCGGTGGCCGTCGGATCGTCCACGGCGCTGGGCTTCCACGCCGGACTCCCGATCGCCGACTACATGGTGGACGAGTCGGGCGAGCCGCTCTCGTCGGAGGAGTACTACACGCCCGGATCCGTCCACAACGTGAAGATCGAGGCCGGGTCGCCGGTCACCCACGGTCTGGGTGAGCGCGTGAACGTGATGCACTCTCACAGCCCGGTCTTCCAGGTCGACGAGAACGCCACCAACGTGCGCGTGCTCGCCTGGTACGACTCCGAGCATCCGCTGCTCAGCGGTTGGGCCTGGGGCCAGGAGAAGCTCCAGGGGGGCGCCTCGATGCTCGAGGCCGACATCGGCGCCGGCAAGCTCTTCCTGTTCGGGCCGAAGATCACCTTCCGCGGGCAGTCGCACGGGACCTTCCCGCTGCTCTTCAACGGGATCTACTACGGCACCGCCCAGCGCGACGTGATGTTCTGA